A region from the Trueperaceae bacterium genome encodes:
- a CDS encoding PASTA domain-containing protein, translated as MPLLDGKYEVVGQRQLGVGRTHIDAIAPDGTPVRVEWFDLPAGEEAAFERYRRLLKRLKRDGRAAVHDVISRPGARYVAWLKPEQGLPRADDPELLGVLAENGYPAAAADIRGRGGRRLLYGLGFDGSAAAVEEAPPPRPRPLRAGARVQALEKASPVALSWALCGVLLLATALLSYGAFQRRVVDSAVTVPDVLGTDVRAAVERLSGLGLAVEVAAVPSEAEPGSVVDVDPSVGAELRPGRTVRLGYALAPGLVERTTVPALIGLDYPDEVRAALRDAGLELGEASRVPASAPDGVVLAQSVGEGSPLGAGQTVDVLVSAGPAPAMTFLPDLVGLAVEDARALAAVAGIDPGRVVVDEVTSASGFPGEVLSQAPSPHRPVPVQDTTLRLVVQAGAPPSAADGAPDLVGMTRARAEEVAAAAGWQVELRRVASRALPAGTVIAQSPPPLAAAEERSLLLVVNVHPVALRDPGVRAAVREPQPRGFDYAWTILPGIGTTTAQVYVTTLEGQRTLVATRRVTGGEVLRGTYRTTEPGPLTFELFLGGVPYGDPLLVP; from the coding sequence GTGCCGCTTCTCGACGGCAAGTACGAGGTGGTCGGCCAGAGGCAGCTCGGGGTCGGCCGCACGCACATCGACGCGATCGCTCCGGACGGCACGCCCGTGCGGGTGGAGTGGTTCGACCTGCCCGCCGGCGAGGAGGCCGCCTTCGAGCGCTACCGCCGCCTGCTCAAGCGCCTCAAGCGCGACGGACGCGCCGCCGTCCACGACGTGATCTCGCGGCCGGGCGCGCGCTACGTCGCCTGGCTCAAGCCCGAGCAGGGCCTGCCGCGGGCCGACGACCCCGAGCTGCTCGGGGTCCTGGCCGAGAACGGCTACCCGGCCGCCGCGGCCGACATACGCGGGCGCGGCGGCAGGAGGCTGCTCTACGGCCTCGGCTTCGACGGCAGCGCCGCCGCCGTCGAGGAGGCGCCGCCGCCGCGCCCGCGGCCGTTGCGGGCGGGGGCCCGCGTGCAGGCGCTGGAGAAGGCGTCGCCCGTGGCGCTCTCCTGGGCCCTGTGCGGCGTGCTCCTCCTGGCGACCGCCCTGCTCTCCTACGGCGCCTTCCAGCGCCGCGTCGTCGACTCCGCCGTCACCGTCCCCGACGTGCTGGGCACCGACGTGCGGGCGGCCGTCGAGAGGCTCTCCGGGCTCGGCCTCGCGGTCGAGGTCGCCGCCGTCCCCTCGGAGGCGGAGCCGGGCAGCGTCGTCGACGTGGACCCCTCCGTGGGCGCCGAGCTGCGGCCGGGCCGTACCGTCCGCCTGGGCTACGCGCTCGCTCCCGGGCTCGTCGAGAGGACCACCGTGCCCGCCCTGATCGGCCTCGACTACCCAGACGAGGTGCGCGCCGCGCTGCGCGACGCCGGGCTGGAGCTGGGCGAGGCGTCGCGCGTGCCGGCCTCCGCGCCCGACGGCGTCGTGCTGGCGCAGTCGGTGGGCGAGGGCTCCCCGTTGGGCGCCGGACAGACCGTCGACGTGCTCGTCTCGGCGGGTCCGGCGCCGGCGATGACGTTCCTGCCCGACCTCGTCGGCCTCGCCGTCGAGGACGCCCGCGCCCTCGCCGCCGTCGCCGGCATCGACCCGGGGCGGGTCGTCGTCGACGAGGTCACGAGCGCGAGCGGGTTCCCCGGCGAGGTGCTCTCGCAGGCGCCCTCGCCGCATCGGCCCGTGCCCGTGCAGGACACGACGCTGAGGCTCGTCGTCCAGGCCGGGGCGCCGCCCAGCGCCGCCGACGGCGCCCCCGACCTCGTGGGCATGACCCGCGCCCGCGCCGAGGAGGTCGCCGCCGCCGCCGGCTGGCAGGTGGAGCTGCGGCGCGTGGCCTCGCGCGCGCTGCCCGCCGGCACCGTGATCGCCCAGTCCCCGCCGCCGCTGGCCGCCGCCGAGGAGCGCTCGCTGCTGCTCGTCGTGAACGTGCACCCCGTGGCGCTGCGCGACCCGGGCGTGCGCGCCGCGGTGCGCGAGCCCCAGCCGCGCGGCTTCGACTACGCCTGGACGATCCTCCCGGGCATCGGGACCACCACGGCGCAGGTGTACGTGACGACGCTCGAGGGCCAGCGCACGCTGGTGGCGACGCGGCGCGTCACCGGCGGCGAGGTCCTGAGGGGCACGTACAGGACGACGGAACCGGGCCCGCTGACGTTCGAGCTCTTCCTCGGCGGCGTGCCGTACGGGGACCCGCTGCTCGTGCCCTGA